In Deltaproteobacteria bacterium, a single genomic region encodes these proteins:
- a CDS encoding dihydrolipoamide acetyltransferase: MLWLGGHARWVAAAPPPPAPAAKPGGTPAPVKPAAVKAGATPSKPAAAPAKPAAAPAKPAGAPSKTPPPAPTPKVGGAEGAAVSADAMRRSEVYGDRIDGLQVEVDDLKDKIFRSKARLALLRETVLKGVMAGSRVVIAHRNLMGSGFRLVKMVYIMDGAQIYARSDESGSLDSEDEVVIYDGNLPPGPHNVTIELTYKGHGYGVFAYLSGYTFDSRSSHSFTAPENGAVKLSSVGFERGNLTTEMRDRPSVNWQELPLDAAGRPMPQAKARRGKDEE, translated from the coding sequence GTGCTCTGGCTCGGTGGCCACGCGCGCTGGGTCGCCGCGGCCCCGCCCCCGCCTGCGCCCGCGGCCAAGCCCGGGGGCACGCCGGCGCCGGTGAAGCCAGCGGCGGTGAAGGCCGGCGCCACACCGAGCAAGCCCGCGGCCGCGCCAGCGAAGCCCGCGGCGGCGCCAGCGAAGCCCGCTGGCGCGCCGAGCAAGACCCCGCCGCCGGCTCCGACTCCGAAGGTCGGCGGTGCCGAGGGGGCCGCGGTGTCGGCCGACGCGATGCGACGCAGCGAGGTCTACGGCGATCGCATCGACGGCCTGCAGGTCGAGGTCGACGATCTCAAGGACAAGATCTTCCGCAGCAAGGCCCGCCTGGCGCTGCTGCGTGAGACGGTCCTCAAGGGTGTGATGGCGGGCTCGCGCGTCGTGATCGCGCACCGCAACCTGATGGGCTCGGGCTTCCGCCTGGTGAAGATGGTCTACATCATGGACGGCGCACAGATCTACGCGCGCTCCGACGAGTCGGGCAGTCTCGACTCCGAGGACGAGGTCGTCATCTACGACGGCAACCTGCCGCCCGGCCCCCACAACGTGACCATCGAGCTCACGTACAAGGGCCACGGCTACGGCGTCTTCGCGTACCTGTCGGGCTACACCTTCGATTCTCGCAGCTCCCACAGCTTCACGGCGCCGGAGAACGGTGCGGTGAAGCTCTCCAGCGTCGGCTTCGAGCGCGGCAACCTCACCACCGAGATGCGCGATCGCCCGAGCGTGAACTGGCAGGAGCTGCCGCTCGACGCCGCCGGACGGCCGATGCCGCAGGCGAAGGCCCGTCGTGGCAAGGACGAGGAGTAG
- a CDS encoding tetratricopeptide repeat protein — MTKVRRTLRAAASGAVIMLVLAGCRPEGATDSPDGPREKVDLDGLEANATPSADAGTPAAPAAAADKAKGLPKTRDRDPEEEKKKLALSHQRSAEAQKHLEAGRLVEAIDHSRQALRIHEQNVEAMLVMAEAYFRQKKFELVQAVTSSALAVDEKVRTPQESSRAHNLKGFAYTAMGQDNLATQAFRKAAEADDKNAAAWNNLGTRYMQAGDIATAKQCFAYALELDPRFAKAHLNFGAALRAEGKWQDAEKSFDTALKLRPNYPEAYFDLGVLYLDADPYPGLETVGRLEKAIAFLTKYRELAIADGPEGPSPTNSKGRGPKVAPGPAPVSKARAEDYIRVAKKGIEREQRRIDREKARGEKKPEAAGGGGTDATPASGDGPTPAKPGGAAKPAGPGDPPSPPGAGDPGTPPAQSPPTSKPTPSKPGGAAAPTPSKPGASSPTPSEPTPKDPPPGPQKPGGGAPSDPAPKSPTPVQPAPTQPAPKSPTPVQPTPVQPTPKQPAPVQPGPKSPTPPSGGAGPTPQPPSPPAAKPSAPTSPPTAPSKPTVQKPGGVAMRPSMPSPGDAQVHLRCDVPRAGNPLPCAYTHRLGADVSGAPVFVASSQPRAHPPSFAPAHAMAIDAFDHLSWTRPSAAPSRERMSPTPIARDKKDDRA; from the coding sequence ATGACGAAGGTGCGCAGGACGTTGCGGGCCGCGGCCAGCGGTGCCGTGATCATGCTGGTGCTGGCGGGCTGCCGGCCCGAGGGCGCCACCGACAGCCCCGACGGGCCGCGCGAGAAGGTCGATCTCGACGGGCTCGAGGCCAACGCCACGCCCAGTGCGGACGCGGGCACGCCCGCGGCGCCCGCGGCGGCGGCGGACAAGGCCAAGGGTCTGCCCAAGACGCGCGATCGCGATCCCGAGGAGGAGAAGAAGAAGCTCGCGCTCTCGCACCAGCGCAGCGCCGAGGCCCAGAAGCACCTCGAGGCCGGTCGGCTGGTCGAGGCCATCGACCACAGCCGTCAGGCCCTGCGCATCCACGAGCAGAACGTCGAGGCGATGTTGGTGATGGCCGAGGCCTACTTCCGACAAAAGAAGTTCGAGTTGGTGCAGGCCGTGACCTCGAGTGCCCTTGCCGTCGACGAGAAGGTGCGTACGCCCCAGGAGAGCAGCCGGGCGCACAATCTCAAGGGCTTCGCGTACACCGCGATGGGCCAGGACAACCTCGCGACCCAGGCGTTCCGCAAGGCCGCCGAGGCCGACGACAAGAATGCCGCGGCGTGGAACAACCTCGGCACCCGCTACATGCAGGCGGGCGACATCGCGACCGCCAAGCAGTGCTTCGCGTACGCGCTCGAGCTCGATCCGCGCTTCGCCAAGGCCCACCTCAACTTCGGCGCCGCGCTGCGGGCCGAGGGCAAGTGGCAGGACGCCGAGAAGTCGTTCGACACCGCGCTCAAGCTGCGACCGAACTACCCCGAGGCATACTTCGATCTCGGGGTGCTGTACCTCGACGCCGATCCGTACCCGGGCCTCGAGACCGTCGGACGGCTCGAGAAGGCCATCGCGTTCCTCACGAAGTACCGCGAGCTCGCGATCGCCGACGGGCCCGAAGGGCCGTCGCCCACCAACAGCAAGGGGCGCGGTCCCAAGGTCGCGCCTGGTCCGGCGCCGGTCAGCAAGGCGCGCGCAGAGGACTACATCCGCGTGGCGAAGAAGGGCATCGAGCGCGAGCAACGTCGCATCGATCGCGAGAAGGCGCGCGGCGAGAAGAAGCCGGAGGCCGCCGGCGGTGGCGGCACCGATGCGACGCCGGCCAGTGGCGATGGACCCACGCCGGCAAAGCCCGGCGGCGCCGCGAAACCGGCCGGCCCCGGCGACCCGCCGTCGCCACCCGGGGCAGGAGATCCCGGCACACCGCCCGCACAGTCGCCCCCGACATCGAAGCCGACCCCGAGCAAGCCGGGCGGCGCGGCTGCACCCACGCCGAGCAAGCCGGGCGCATCGTCGCCGACTCCGTCAGAGCCGACACCAAAGGATCCGCCGCCGGGCCCGCAGAAGCCCGGTGGGGGCGCACCGTCCGACCCGGCTCCGAAGTCGCCGACCCCCGTGCAGCCCGCCCCGACGCAGCCGGCTCCGAAGTCACCGACCCCCGTGCAGCCGACCCCCGTGCAGCCGACCCCGAAGCAGCCCGCACCGGTGCAGCCGGGACCGAAGTCACCGACCCCACCGTCGGGCGGCGCCGGCCCGACGCCGCAGCCCCCGAGCCCACCTGCTGCGAAGCCGAGTGCACCCACGTCACCGCCGACGGCACCGAGCAAGCCCACCGTGCAGAAGCCGGGTGGCGTCGCGATGCGGCCATCGATGCCGAGCCCCGGCGACGCGCAGGTGCACCTGCGATGCGATGTTCCGCGCGCGGGGAACCCGCTGCCGTGCGCGTACACTCACCGCCTCGGCGCCGATGTTTCCGGCGCGCCTGTGTTCGTGGCGTCGTCCCAACCCCGCGCTCACCCGCCGTCGTTCGCACCCGCGCACGCGATGGCGATCGATGCGTTCGACCATCTCTCGTGGACGCGGCCGAGCGCCGCGCCGTCACGCGAGCGCATGAGCCCCACTCCGATCGCGCGCGACAAGAAGGATGATCGGGCATGA
- a CDS encoding tetratricopeptide repeat protein encodes MRRTLALSLLLASLPGVVHALPRSDLDKAKAKLGDEREPTGVPGEPGSGRALEQAPKATDPGQLKAPLPRRAADEREAAAMDEMEEFGARYQQAHAAMAHTIGQTLLVTGVAGRRALEGAYDKKIKQKQATARKLRAAAVARYEDFLELHPDDPAWTPEIMFRLAELHFEAGSERLARQEEAFQEELEAYQQRLEQDPNAAPPPSPIPDYGDAVALYRDVVLRFPRFHLADASLYMMGTLLYEEEEFDQSRQSYLALACANLFAPPAADGSNVVDSGSWRAGDYDRCEPWKKDGTYTDESWLRVGEVHYDLDELDAAYEAYAKVTANPDADLYDEALIRLAWTLYLRRDFADAAKKLDEFVRYADAHKNDGEPGGAIALRDDAVKYIAKVYVEEDWDNDGNRDRQVGLARLDRDYKARGNEKHVPEVYAALGDLLALQTEYGKAIEIWEITIKRWPLAAAAPQIQMRILQAHNALQDKAAATAARDKLATNYLRGTKWFYANEGDPEAVEAALKLAEEALVHTAIDHHAYAQTLRAAGDPRAEAEYAIAAKAYEAYLERFPDTPSSYEYRYNFAESLFYSGQLLAAAEQYTAVRDSNLDNRLQEDAATGAVLAYEAYVEAEKQAGRLSVPDMPKKGAPGPFDKALEIPPTMLALQEAYDRFALARPDSDQTATMKYLAGEVSQRYQHWDEAEERFVRIIDDHCAENVAINAGTAILDAHVVREDLKGAQEWTEKLMQKGCGEGDEAKKFAGDLKTLGNAVRFQEATLLYEAGEFEAAADRYVALVDQAPDDPNADRALNNAAVAYENIGRFGSASQTYQRIYEKYPDSDFADDALLRTGYNHSRFFEFDEAVTSYLKLAEDARYKDSEHRELALENAADLLDNLQDYKKSAAMFGTFAAKTTDKTKAANATFRAAQVTAKTGDQRATIKAYELFLARHGSDPALADKVVESQLRIGQAYAKMGERAKAESYYRGTVSAFDAKKLQAATDAADLPAEAQFLLAEYALADVLAVEINSTGKKMEKEIQLLTERLQVAANAYDNVFPYRRIDWVLAAMYRRGYAFETWAIAIRQAPVPKQLKPNSEAWFAYKDVVDQFASQAETKAIALYEETVKRSKEYSIANEWTSSARERLNIYKPEEYPLLRQPALELQLEDLR; translated from the coding sequence ATGAGGCGCACGCTCGCACTGTCGCTGCTGCTCGCGTCGTTGCCGGGGGTCGTGCACGCGCTGCCGCGCTCCGATCTCGACAAGGCCAAGGCCAAGCTCGGTGACGAGCGCGAGCCCACCGGGGTGCCCGGCGAGCCCGGCTCGGGCCGCGCGCTCGAGCAAGCACCCAAGGCCACCGATCCCGGCCAGCTCAAGGCCCCGCTGCCACGCCGCGCCGCCGACGAGCGCGAGGCCGCGGCGATGGACGAGATGGAGGAGTTCGGCGCGCGCTACCAGCAGGCCCACGCCGCGATGGCCCACACCATCGGCCAGACCTTGCTCGTCACCGGCGTCGCCGGCCGCCGCGCGCTCGAGGGCGCCTACGACAAGAAGATCAAGCAGAAGCAGGCCACCGCCCGCAAGCTGCGGGCCGCCGCGGTCGCGCGCTACGAGGACTTCCTCGAGTTGCACCCCGACGATCCGGCGTGGACGCCGGAGATCATGTTCCGGCTCGCGGAGCTGCACTTCGAGGCCGGCAGCGAGCGCCTCGCGCGGCAGGAGGAGGCCTTCCAAGAGGAACTCGAGGCGTATCAACAGCGGCTCGAGCAGGACCCCAACGCCGCGCCACCGCCGTCGCCGATCCCCGACTACGGCGACGCCGTCGCGCTCTACCGCGACGTCGTGCTCCGATTCCCGCGCTTCCACCTCGCCGACGCGTCGCTCTACATGATGGGCACGCTGCTGTACGAGGAGGAGGAGTTCGATCAGAGCCGGCAGAGCTACCTCGCGCTGGCCTGCGCGAACCTCTTCGCGCCGCCGGCCGCCGACGGCAGCAACGTGGTCGACAGCGGCAGCTGGCGCGCCGGCGACTACGACCGCTGCGAGCCGTGGAAGAAGGACGGCACCTACACCGACGAGTCGTGGCTGCGGGTCGGCGAGGTCCACTACGACCTCGACGAGCTCGATGCCGCGTACGAGGCCTACGCCAAGGTCACCGCCAACCCCGACGCCGACCTCTACGACGAGGCGCTGATCCGCCTGGCGTGGACGCTGTACCTGCGGCGGGACTTCGCGGATGCCGCCAAGAAGCTCGATGAGTTCGTGCGCTACGCCGACGCGCACAAGAACGACGGCGAGCCCGGTGGCGCCATCGCCCTGCGGGACGACGCGGTCAAGTACATCGCCAAGGTCTACGTCGAGGAGGACTGGGACAACGACGGCAATCGCGATCGCCAGGTCGGCCTCGCGCGGCTCGATCGCGACTACAAGGCTCGCGGCAACGAGAAGCACGTGCCCGAGGTCTATGCGGCGCTCGGCGACCTGCTGGCGCTGCAGACCGAGTACGGCAAGGCCATCGAAATCTGGGAGATCACGATCAAGCGCTGGCCGCTGGCCGCCGCCGCGCCGCAGATCCAGATGCGCATCCTGCAGGCCCACAACGCGCTGCAGGACAAGGCCGCCGCCACCGCGGCGCGCGACAAGCTCGCGACCAACTACCTGCGCGGCACCAAGTGGTTCTACGCCAACGAAGGCGACCCCGAGGCCGTCGAGGCCGCGCTCAAGCTCGCCGAGGAGGCGCTGGTCCACACCGCCATCGATCACCACGCGTACGCCCAGACCCTGCGCGCCGCTGGTGATCCGCGCGCCGAGGCCGAGTACGCCATCGCGGCCAAGGCCTACGAGGCCTACCTCGAGCGCTTCCCCGACACGCCCAGCTCCTACGAGTACCGCTACAACTTCGCCGAGTCGCTGTTCTACTCGGGGCAGCTGCTCGCGGCGGCCGAGCAGTACACGGCGGTGCGCGACAGCAACCTCGACAACCGCCTGCAGGAGGATGCCGCGACCGGGGCCGTGCTCGCCTACGAGGCCTACGTCGAGGCCGAGAAACAGGCCGGCCGCCTCAGCGTGCCCGACATGCCCAAGAAGGGCGCGCCGGGGCCGTTCGACAAGGCGCTCGAGATCCCGCCGACGATGCTGGCGCTGCAGGAGGCCTACGATCGCTTCGCGCTCGCGCGCCCCGACAGCGATCAGACCGCGACCATGAAGTACCTCGCCGGCGAGGTCTCGCAGCGCTACCAGCACTGGGACGAGGCCGAGGAGCGTTTCGTCCGCATCATCGACGACCACTGCGCGGAGAACGTCGCCATCAACGCCGGCACCGCGATCCTCGACGCCCACGTCGTGCGCGAAGACCTGAAGGGCGCGCAGGAGTGGACCGAGAAGCTCATGCAGAAGGGCTGCGGCGAGGGCGACGAGGCCAAGAAGTTCGCCGGCGACTTGAAGACCCTCGGCAACGCGGTGCGGTTCCAGGAGGCCACGTTGCTCTACGAGGCCGGCGAGTTCGAGGCCGCCGCCGATCGCTACGTCGCGCTGGTCGACCAAGCACCCGATGATCCCAACGCCGACCGGGCGCTCAACAACGCCGCGGTCGCCTACGAGAACATCGGCCGCTTCGGCTCGGCCAGCCAGACCTACCAGCGCATCTACGAGAAGTACCCGGACAGCGACTTCGCCGACGATGCGTTGCTGCGCACCGGCTACAACCACTCGCGCTTCTTCGAGTTCGACGAGGCCGTGACCTCGTACCTCAAGCTCGCCGAGGACGCGCGCTACAAGGACAGCGAGCACCGCGAGCTCGCGCTCGAGAACGCCGCCGACCTGCTCGACAACCTGCAGGACTACAAGAAGTCGGCCGCGATGTTCGGCACCTTCGCCGCCAAGACCACCGACAAGACCAAGGCCGCCAACGCGACCTTCCGCGCGGCCCAGGTCACCGCCAAGACCGGCGATCAGCGCGCGACGATCAAGGCCTACGAGCTGTTCCTCGCCCGCCACGGCAGCGACCCGGCGCTGGCCGACAAGGTCGTGGAGTCGCAGCTGCGCATCGGCCAGGCCTACGCCAAGATGGGCGAGCGCGCGAAGGCCGAGTCGTACTACCGCGGTACGGTCTCGGCGTTCGATGCCAAGAAGCTGCAGGCGGCGACCGACGCCGCCGACCTCCCGGCCGAGGCGCAGTTCCTGCTCGCCGAGTACGCGCTCGCCGACGTGCTGGCGGTGGAGATCAACAGCACCGGCAAGAAGATGGAGAAGGAGATCCAGCTGCTCACCGAGCGGCTGCAGGTCGCCGCCAACGCCTACGACAACGTGTTCCCGTACCGCCGCATCGACTGGGTGCTCGCCGCGATGTACCGCCGCGGCTACGCGTTCGAGACCTGGGCCATCGCCATCCGTCAGGCGCCGGTACCCAAGCAGCTCAAGCCCAACTCCGAGGCGTGGTTCGCCTACAAGGACGTCGTCGATCAGTTCGCGAGCCAGGCCGAGACCAAGGCCATCGCGCTGTACGAAGAGACCGTCAAGCGCAGCAAGGAGTACAGCATCGCCAACGAGTGGACCTCGTCGGCGCGCGAGCGGCTCAACATCTACAAGCCCGAGGAGTACCCGCTGCTACGGCAGCCGGCGCTCGAGCTCCAGCTGGAGGATCTGCGATGA
- a CDS encoding biopolymer transporter ExbD, whose protein sequence is MAKKRDEEGTETQLLPVMNIMLLLIPALLLAMEVARMGAIEVRPPLTTRTAGTEDPPPPKPQLRVFIANDGFEISIGARGSAPPKWIGLSASAALDDRHDYATLEAEAATLLRLGTVDPVVYVDAENDVPMATLVATMDAMRGSRCSLVAAHAGENAPAACLFHDVVVEPGTRGG, encoded by the coding sequence ATGGCGAAGAAGCGAGACGAAGAGGGCACCGAGACGCAGCTGCTGCCGGTGATGAACATCATGCTCTTGCTGATCCCCGCGCTGCTGCTGGCGATGGAGGTGGCACGCATGGGTGCGATCGAGGTGCGACCGCCGTTGACGACGCGCACCGCGGGCACCGAGGACCCGCCGCCGCCCAAGCCGCAGCTGCGGGTGTTCATCGCCAACGACGGCTTCGAGATCAGCATCGGCGCACGGGGGAGCGCGCCGCCCAAGTGGATCGGACTCTCGGCCTCCGCCGCCCTCGACGACCGTCACGACTATGCGACCCTCGAGGCCGAGGCCGCGACCCTGCTCCGCTTGGGCACCGTCGACCCGGTGGTCTATGTCGATGCCGAGAACGATGTGCCGATGGCGACGCTGGTCGCGACCATGGATGCGATGCGTGGGTCACGATGCAGCCTCGTCGCGGCCCATGCGGGCGAGAACGCCCCCGCGGCGTGCCTGTTCCATGACGTGGTCGTGGAGCCGGGTACCCGCGGAGGGTGA
- a CDS encoding biopolymer transporter ExbD: protein MNIMLLLIPALLLAMEVARMAAVSVSPPKFAATADQKEDEKKDKPLNLKVFIMEDGYRVSASGQQAGAEAGKEADSTAPTLKLLKPGTQLDDFERYDYAGLEAKAKEYKTLFPKETVVTVSAENSIPMQSLMKTMDALRGSECKLAAATEEVPENCYFYQAIVEAGAG, encoded by the coding sequence ATGAACATCATGCTCCTGCTGATCCCGGCGCTGCTGCTGGCGATGGAGGTCGCACGCATGGCAGCGGTCTCGGTCTCGCCGCCCAAGTTCGCGGCGACGGCGGATCAGAAGGAAGACGAGAAGAAGGACAAGCCGCTCAACCTGAAGGTCTTCATCATGGAAGACGGCTATCGGGTGAGCGCATCGGGCCAGCAGGCCGGCGCCGAGGCGGGCAAGGAGGCCGACTCCACCGCACCGACGCTCAAGCTCCTGAAGCCGGGCACACAGCTCGACGACTTCGAGCGGTACGACTATGCCGGCCTCGAGGCGAAGGCCAAGGAGTACAAGACGCTCTTCCCCAAGGAGACGGTCGTGACCGTGTCGGCGGAGAACAGCATCCCGATGCAGAGCTTGATGAAGACGATGGACGCGTTGCGGGGCAGCGAGTGCAAGCTCGCCGCGGCGACCGAGGAGGTCCCCGAGAACTGCTACTTCTATCAGGCCATCGTCGAAGCGGGAGCGGGGTGA
- a CDS encoding S-(hydroxymethyl)glutathione dehydrogenase/class III alcohol dehydrogenase, whose translation MKTRAAVAFAAGQPLSIEEVDLEGPRAGEVMVELKATGVCHTDEFTRSGADPEGLFPAIFGHEGAGVVVEVGAGVTSVAVGDHVIPLYTPECRGCKSCLSRKTNLCTAIRATQGKGLMPDGTSRFSLGGKPIHHYMGCSTFANHTVLPDIALAKVRKDAPFDKICYIGCGVTTGIGAVIFTAGVEAGANVVVFGLGGIGLNVIQGARMVGANMIVGVDINPAREALGRQFGMTHFVNPKALQGDLVAHLVELTGGGADYSFECVGNTTLMRQALECCHRGWGQSVIIGVAGAGQEISTRPFQLVTGRVWKGSAFGGARGRTDVPKIVDWYMDGKIEIDELITHKLPLERINEAFDLMHAGTSIRTVIEF comes from the coding sequence GTGAAGACTCGGGCGGCGGTGGCCTTCGCGGCCGGACAACCATTGTCGATCGAAGAGGTGGATCTCGAGGGCCCACGCGCCGGCGAGGTCATGGTCGAGCTGAAGGCGACCGGCGTGTGCCACACCGACGAGTTCACCCGCTCCGGTGCCGATCCAGAGGGGTTGTTCCCGGCGATCTTCGGGCACGAGGGGGCCGGCGTGGTGGTCGAGGTCGGCGCGGGCGTCACCAGCGTCGCGGTCGGCGATCACGTCATCCCGCTCTACACGCCCGAGTGTCGCGGCTGCAAGTCGTGCCTCAGCCGCAAGACCAACCTCTGCACGGCCATCCGCGCGACGCAGGGCAAGGGCCTGATGCCCGACGGCACCTCGCGCTTCTCGCTGGGCGGCAAGCCGATCCACCACTACATGGGTTGCTCGACGTTCGCGAACCACACCGTGCTGCCCGACATCGCGCTGGCGAAGGTCCGCAAGGACGCGCCGTTCGACAAGATCTGCTACATCGGCTGCGGCGTCACGACCGGCATCGGCGCGGTGATCTTCACCGCGGGGGTCGAGGCCGGTGCCAACGTGGTGGTGTTCGGCCTCGGCGGCATCGGGCTCAACGTCATCCAGGGCGCGCGCATGGTCGGTGCCAACATGATCGTCGGCGTCGACATCAACCCGGCCCGCGAGGCACTCGGGCGCCAGTTCGGCATGACCCACTTCGTGAACCCGAAGGCGCTCCAGGGCGACCTCGTCGCGCACTTGGTCGAGCTCACCGGGGGCGGTGCGGACTACAGCTTCGAGTGCGTCGGCAACACCACGCTGATGCGCCAGGCGCTCGAGTGCTGCCACCGCGGCTGGGGCCAGAGCGTCATCATCGGCGTCGCGGGTGCTGGCCAAGAGATCTCGACCCGCCCGTTCCAGCTCGTCACCGGGCGGGTGTGGAAGGGCTCGGCCTTCGGCGGCGCCCGTGGCCGCACCGACGTGCCGAAGATCGTCGACTGGTACATGGACGGCAAGATCGAGATCGACGAGCTCATCACCCACAAGCTGCCGCTCGAGCGCATCAACGAGGCCTTCGACCTCATGCACGCGGGCACATCGATCCGCACCGTGATCGAGTTCTAG
- a CDS encoding MotA/TolQ/ExbB proton channel family protein codes for MGGQPFAEFYQDGGTWMHFIALSAVLGAGVTIERFIFLFFRFNINGAQFFNQIQKLVMANNIDRAIKLCNAADKAALARVIKAGLTRANKSEAEIASAIEEALLEVGPAISKRLSMMPAIANIATLLGLIGTIDGMIQAFRAVATVAADQRATALAKGIGIAINTTGFGLMVAIPLLAVHMFISGLAKKVSDECDLYASKLENLLASRVRQG; via the coding sequence ATGGGCGGTCAACCATTTGCTGAGTTCTACCAAGACGGCGGAACGTGGATGCACTTCATCGCGCTCTCGGCCGTGCTCGGCGCGGGCGTCACCATCGAGCGCTTCATCTTCCTGTTCTTCCGTTTCAACATCAACGGAGCGCAGTTCTTCAACCAGATCCAGAAGCTGGTGATGGCGAACAACATCGACCGCGCGATCAAGCTGTGCAACGCCGCCGACAAGGCAGCGCTCGCCCGCGTGATCAAGGCCGGTCTCACCCGCGCCAACAAGAGCGAGGCTGAGATCGCGTCTGCGATCGAAGAGGCGCTGCTCGAGGTCGGTCCTGCGATCTCGAAGCGACTCTCGATGATGCCGGCAATCGCGAACATCGCGACGCTGCTCGGCCTCATCGGCACCATCGACGGCATGATCCAGGCCTTCCGCGCGGTGGCGACGGTCGCCGCCGATCAGCGTGCGACGGCGCTCGCGAAGGGCATCGGTATCGCCATCAACACCACCGGCTTCGGTCTGATGGTCGCGATCCCGCTGCTCGCCGTGCACATGTTCATCTCCGGCCTGGCCAAGAAGGTCTCGGACGAGTGCGATCTGTACGCGTCCAAGCTGGAGAACCTCCTCGCCAGCCGCGTGCGGCAGGGCTGA
- the obgE gene encoding GTPase ObgE, producing the protein MKFVDLVRVHVRAGRGGDGAVAWRREKFVPKGGPAGGDGGDGGDVVFVADPHLTTLLDLRYRRHLHAPSGQGGGTHDRNGRAGEDLVVRVPVGTVVVLEREGPVESAGGLDSEMSFEFDEGDLDGDDPDPGDDEPDDDDDGGPYDDAHRGPRVPEPTPVVLGDLSTAGARLVIARGGHGGRGNIHFRTSTNQAPDFAEKGTPGEERSLRLELKLLADIGIVGFPNVGKSTFIAKVSRARPKIADYPFTTLVPQLGVVEMGEARQMVIADVPGLIKGASEGRGLGLQFLRHLERTRVLLHILAPDFDPERDLLADLDALEAELEHYGAVFEGKPRVVALNKLDVLEDEEGSARVEALRAALRERNVPLFAISAHTGAGIPELLAALWRRIEMVRDPAPG; encoded by the coding sequence GTGAAGTTCGTCGACCTCGTGCGCGTGCACGTGCGTGCCGGCCGTGGTGGCGACGGTGCGGTGGCCTGGCGGCGCGAGAAGTTCGTGCCCAAGGGCGGCCCCGCCGGTGGCGACGGTGGTGATGGCGGCGACGTGGTGTTCGTCGCCGATCCGCACCTCACGACGCTGCTCGATCTGCGCTACCGCCGGCACCTGCACGCGCCCAGCGGCCAGGGCGGCGGCACCCACGACCGCAACGGTCGCGCGGGCGAGGATCTCGTGGTGCGCGTACCGGTCGGCACCGTGGTGGTGCTCGAGCGCGAGGGGCCGGTCGAGTCGGCCGGCGGCCTCGACAGCGAGATGTCCTTCGAGTTCGACGAGGGCGATCTCGACGGAGACGATCCCGATCCCGGCGACGACGAGCCCGACGACGACGATGACGGTGGGCCCTACGACGACGCGCACCGCGGGCCGCGGGTGCCGGAGCCGACGCCGGTGGTGCTGGGCGATCTCTCGACCGCCGGAGCGCGCCTGGTGATCGCCCGTGGCGGCCACGGCGGCCGCGGCAACATCCACTTTCGCACCTCGACCAACCAGGCGCCCGACTTCGCCGAGAAGGGCACGCCGGGCGAGGAGCGGTCGCTGCGGCTCGAGCTCAAGCTGCTCGCCGACATCGGCATCGTCGGCTTTCCCAACGTCGGCAAGTCGACCTTCATCGCCAAGGTCTCGCGTGCGCGTCCGAAGATCGCCGACTACCCGTTCACGACCTTGGTGCCGCAGCTCGGCGTGGTCGAGATGGGCGAGGCGCGACAGATGGTCATCGCCGACGTGCCCGGGCTCATCAAGGGCGCCAGCGAGGGCCGTGGGCTCGGGCTGCAGTTCCTGCGACACCTCGAGCGCACGCGCGTGTTGTTGCACATCCTCGCGCCCGATTTCGATCCCGAGCGCGATCTGCTGGCCGATCTCGATGCGCTCGAGGCCGAGCTCGAGCACTACGGCGCGGTGTTCGAGGGCAAGCCACGGGTGGTCGCGCTGAACAAGCTCGACGTGCTCGAGGACGAAGAGGGCAGCGCGCGCGTCGAGGCGCTACGCGCCGCGCTGCGGGAGCGCAACGTGCCGCTGTTCGCGATCTCCGCCCACACCGGCGCCGGCATCCCCGAGTTGCTCGCGGCGCTGTGGCGGCGCATCGAGATGGTCCGCGACCCCGCTCCCGGCTGA
- a CDS encoding biopolymer transporter ExbD, giving the protein MATEAEEAFLARKKAKRAAKRGFQEEGAVLGMTSLMDAITIIVTYLLKSYGSDPVVIAPTAGQKVPMSTADTPIQDGVPVYVSQRAITFQDRRVVQMDENGEVDPAALQGHLIGPLYDLLAEEADRSKKMAEGKNEEWEGRIILVGDQNLKFSVLVDVMYTAGKAEFREYAFCVVQKNG; this is encoded by the coding sequence ATGGCGACTGAAGCCGAAGAAGCATTCCTCGCCCGCAAGAAGGCCAAGCGCGCCGCCAAGCGTGGCTTCCAAGAGGAGGGCGCGGTGCTCGGGATGACGTCCCTCATGGACGCCATCACCATCATCGTGACCTACCTGCTGAAGAGCTACGGCTCCGACCCGGTCGTCATCGCGCCGACTGCGGGGCAGAAGGTGCCGATGTCGACCGCCGACACCCCGATCCAAGACGGCGTGCCGGTCTACGTCAGTCAGCGCGCGATCACGTTCCAGGACCGCCGCGTGGTCCAGATGGACGAGAACGGCGAAGTCGATCCGGCGGCCCTGCAGGGCCACCTCATCGGCCCGCTGTACGACCTGCTCGCCGAAGAAGCCGATCGGTCCAAGAAGATGGCCGAGGGCAAGAACGAAGAGTGGGAAGGCCGGATCATCCTGGTGGGCGACCAGAACCTCAAGTTCTCGGTGCTCGTCGACGTGATGTACACGGCTGGCAAAGCGGAGTTCCGCGAGTACGCCTTCTGCGTGGTGCAGAAGAACGGTTAG